Proteins encoded in a region of the Zea mays cultivar B73 chromosome 2, Zm-B73-REFERENCE-NAM-5.0, whole genome shotgun sequence genome:
- the LOC103647280 gene encoding uncharacterized protein, whose product MQCFIECVRDDWSKHIPPLNAHQLILDVNVGAILNFEEQEQHSKSPRPFDPSVLESYLLKTLPSFKQLDDYKSIMVPMLRSGHWTLYVVNLQIGRIHVLDSNPYGPEMGGTIWKNYHCIPMDMGDRKVSWARLIMSRLNLAIQNARPRSALPAFFKYPIELMNNCPTMKLGSNDCGFFVMRYMQHYDYMVGAMNAVIDPDNSEDIRSLVLHYLIFHRLNRNSSVVSHLDRFKFSQ is encoded by the exons atgcaatgtttcattGAGTGTGTCCGCGATGACTGGTCTAAACATATTCCTCCACTCAATGCTCACCAGCTCATTCTAGATGTTAATGTTGGT GCTATATTGAACTTTGAGGAGCAGGAGCAACATAGTAAGTCTCCTCGTCCATTTGACCCTTCAGTTTTGGAGAGTTACCTATTGAAGACACTGCCTTCATTCAAGCAGCTGGATGACTACAAATCA ATAATGGTACCCATGCTACGATCTGGACATTGGACATTGTATGTTGTTAATCTTCAGATTGGACGCATACATGTGTTAGATTCCAACCCTTATGGACCAGAGATGGGTGGGACTATCTGGAAAAATTACCATTGTATACCTATGGATATGGGTGATAGGAAGGTTTCATGGGCCAGGTTAATAATGAGTAGGCTCAATCTAGCTATTCAAAATGCTCGACCAAGATCAGCTCTCCCTGCTTTTTTTAAGTACCCTATTGAACTCATGAATAACTGCCCAACAATGAAATTGGGGTCTAATGATTGTGGATTCTTTGTCATGAGATATATGCAGCACTACGACTACATGGTTGGAGCTATGAATGCAGTCATTGATCCG GATAATTCAGAGGACATTCGCTCTCTTGTACTGCATTACCTAATATTCCATCGACTAAACAGAAACAGCTCCGTGGTTTCCCATCTGGATAGATTCAAGTTCTCTCAGTAG